The Candidatus Limnocylindria bacterium genome includes a region encoding these proteins:
- a CDS encoding MazG family protein, which produces MLRKHYPAAHPLIALGSGGERSLTLDSVGTSDARFVVFPPVDPYVDLASVAAISRIADRLRAPDGCPWDREQTHASLRPHLLEEAYEALEALDSGDLERLRDELGDLLFQVAIHAQLAHEEGAFDIADVARRLGEKLVRRHPHVFEGVAIEGGDLLGQWERIKREERAGGGGGPKDGQSVLGGVPKDLPALFAAERLQERAARVRMIPPRIELPVDVDDPEFLGELLFDLVGAAREQGFDAESALREANERFMRHVARVEARARADGRPLESYSADEMRALWDKTTQ; this is translated from the coding sequence GTGCTGCGCAAGCACTATCCCGCCGCGCATCCGCTCATCGCGCTCGGCTCCGGCGGCGAACGCTCGCTGACGCTCGACTCCGTGGGCACATCCGATGCGCGGTTCGTCGTGTTCCCACCGGTCGATCCATACGTCGATCTCGCGTCCGTCGCTGCCATCAGCCGCATCGCAGATCGTCTTCGTGCCCCGGACGGCTGCCCGTGGGACCGCGAGCAGACGCACGCGTCCCTGCGACCGCATCTGCTCGAAGAGGCGTACGAGGCGCTGGAGGCGCTCGATTCCGGTGACCTCGAGCGGCTGCGCGACGAGCTCGGCGATCTCCTCTTCCAGGTGGCGATCCATGCCCAGCTCGCGCACGAGGAGGGGGCGTTCGACATCGCGGACGTCGCGCGGCGGCTCGGCGAGAAGCTCGTGCGCCGTCACCCGCACGTCTTCGAAGGTGTGGCGATCGAGGGTGGCGATCTGCTCGGGCAATGGGAGCGCATCAAGCGCGAGGAGCGGGCCGGCGGGGGAGGAGGTCCGAAGGACGGACAGAGCGTGCTCGGCGGTGTGCCGAAAGACCTACCGGCGCTGTTCGCCGCCGAGCGGCTGCAGGAGCGCGCCGCTCGCGTGCGGATGATCCCGCCGCGCATCGAGCTTCCGGTGGACGTTGACGACCCGGAGTTCCTTGGCGAGCTGCTGTTCGACCTCGTCGGCGCGGCGCGCGAGCAGGGCTTCGATGCCGAGAGCGCGCTGCGCGAGGCGAACGAGCGCTTCATGAGGCACGTCGCGCGCGTGGAGGCGCGCGCCCGCGCCGACGGTCGCCCGCTGGAGTCTTACTCTGCCGACGAGATGCGCGCCCTGTGGGACAAGACCACGCAGTGA
- a CDS encoding peptidylprolyl isomerase, with translation MARRIPLPRLTQRQRMARWQRERRQQTIIVTIFSAILFFSLGLVAWAASSRYYDNNLKPAMMFDGHSVSLREYKRELAYQYVRFYVDFGVPPGYENDPQVLRQKAEYEGVALDALVEEAILDSAAREDGIKYDQAAIDDKYNEDFGQYHPRHILITPKGDDKDLADSVALAKARALADQLKQDPNDQALWNKLAADNSDDSSNAQSGGDLGWVSKGQFVKEFEEAAKSLPMGQVSDPVKSQFGYHILQVMQKRGPEENDFVKRAVSYKIPIDEIKARARYELLRAEYTKRAQERNTQSPTEQVKVAWIQVSTPFPTAGGDFQTYADQLKKVADIQKAFDAGTEFSEIAKHFSEDSATKDKGGELGWYARGMLTDVSVESEIFVLDVGLRTVQHSDKTNTVWYKILEKDPARALDDDQKTKIKDNAYTYWLQQQKKAHGVQKLVPGHELDG, from the coding sequence GTGGCACGTCGTATCCCTCTTCCGCGACTCACGCAGCGTCAGCGCATGGCGCGGTGGCAGCGCGAGCGCCGCCAGCAAACGATCATCGTGACGATCTTCTCGGCGATCCTCTTCTTCTCGCTCGGCCTTGTGGCCTGGGCCGCGTCCTCGCGCTACTACGACAACAACCTCAAGCCCGCGATGATGTTCGACGGCCACTCGGTGTCGCTGCGCGAGTACAAGCGCGAGCTGGCGTATCAATACGTGCGCTTCTACGTCGACTTCGGCGTACCACCCGGATACGAGAACGACCCGCAGGTCCTGAGGCAGAAGGCCGAATACGAGGGCGTCGCGCTTGATGCGCTCGTCGAGGAGGCGATCCTCGATTCCGCCGCACGCGAGGACGGCATCAAGTACGACCAGGCCGCGATCGACGACAAGTACAACGAGGACTTCGGCCAGTACCACCCGCGCCACATCCTCATCACGCCGAAGGGCGATGACAAAGACCTCGCTGATTCCGTCGCGCTCGCGAAGGCGCGCGCGCTCGCCGATCAGCTGAAGCAGGATCCCAACGACCAGGCCCTTTGGAACAAGCTCGCGGCGGACAACTCCGACGACTCGAGCAACGCGCAATCGGGCGGCGACCTTGGCTGGGTGTCCAAGGGCCAGTTCGTCAAGGAGTTCGAGGAGGCGGCGAAGTCGCTGCCGATGGGACAGGTCTCGGATCCGGTCAAGAGCCAGTTCGGTTACCACATCCTCCAGGTGATGCAGAAGCGCGGACCTGAAGAGAACGACTTCGTGAAGCGCGCCGTCTCGTACAAGATCCCGATCGACGAGATCAAGGCGCGGGCCCGCTATGAGCTGCTCCGCGCGGAGTACACGAAGCGCGCCCAGGAGCGGAACACGCAGTCACCGACAGAGCAGGTGAAGGTCGCCTGGATCCAGGTCTCGACGCCGTTCCCGACCGCAGGCGGTGACTTCCAGACGTACGCGGATCAGCTGAAGAAGGTCGCGGATATCCAGAAGGCGTTCGACGCGGGCACGGAGTTCTCCGAGATCGCGAAACACTTCTCAGAAGACAGCGCGACGAAGGACAAGGGCGGCGAGCTCGGCTGGTACGCGCGCGGCATGTTGACGGACGTCAGTGTCGAGAGCGAGATCTTCGTCCTCGACGTCGGCCTGCGCACCGTCCAGCACAGCGATAAGACGAACACCGTCTGGTACAAGATCCTCGAGAAGGACCCGGCGCGCGCGCTCGACGACGACCAGAAGACGAAGATCAAGGACAACGCATACACGTACTGGCTCCAGCAGCAGAAGAAGGCGCACGGCGTTCAGAAGCTGGTGCCCGGGCACGAGCTCGACGGCTGA
- a CDS encoding glycosyltransferase family 1 protein, producing the protein MRVTFDARHLQTVARVRGIGRYTRNLLAAFARLAPDDIEWTLLRLRNFPPADMSPLPPHRDLNTLRLRRPELSMLAVDPILLSAELALARPRVYHSTQLGLPALRTYRAVITIHDLAPLRWPQHYLRLPHARLGHAWEYALARRADAIIAVSEATRRDVVDLLLVPPERVTVIPEAVDTEFAPPSPEEGRRVAATFGVPGRYVLYVGQFDPRKNMEGLLAAFARASATHPYLRLVIAGDLGKLSSYLTRALEQTRAPRERVVVTGRVDDATLAALYAGAECLLHAALLEGFGLTPLESLAAGTPVVGYRAGAVEEVVGNAGVLVEPGDPDALGDALVAYLEDEAKQRELRARTRARAARFSWDRAAADTLAVYRRVG; encoded by the coding sequence TTGCGCGTCACCTTCGATGCGCGCCATCTGCAAACGGTGGCCCGTGTTCGCGGAATCGGTCGCTACACACGCAACCTGCTCGCGGCGTTCGCGCGCCTCGCACCGGATGACATCGAATGGACGCTGCTGCGCCTTCGAAATTTCCCGCCGGCCGACATGTCGCCTCTCCCACCGCATCGCGATCTCAACACGCTTCGTCTTCGACGCCCGGAGCTCTCGATGCTCGCGGTCGATCCGATCCTGCTCTCGGCGGAGCTCGCGCTCGCGCGCCCGCGCGTCTATCACTCGACGCAGCTCGGGCTGCCCGCGCTGCGAACGTATCGCGCGGTGATCACGATCCACGACCTCGCGCCGCTGCGCTGGCCCCAGCACTACCTCCGCCTGCCGCACGCGCGACTCGGCCACGCCTGGGAGTACGCGCTCGCGCGACGCGCCGACGCGATCATCGCGGTCTCGGAGGCCACTCGGCGCGACGTCGTCGATCTGCTGCTCGTCCCGCCCGAGCGCGTGACGGTGATCCCCGAGGCGGTCGACACCGAGTTCGCGCCGCCATCGCCCGAGGAGGGACGGCGGGTCGCGGCAACTTTTGGCGTGCCCGGACGGTACGTTCTGTATGTCGGCCAGTTCGACCCACGGAAGAACATGGAGGGCCTCCTCGCGGCGTTCGCCCGCGCCTCGGCAACGCATCCCTACCTTCGCCTCGTCATCGCCGGCGATCTCGGAAAGCTCTCGTCGTACCTCACGCGCGCGCTGGAGCAGACGCGAGCGCCCCGCGAGCGGGTCGTCGTGACCGGTCGGGTGGACGACGCGACGCTGGCCGCTCTTTACGCGGGCGCCGAATGCCTTCTCCACGCCGCGCTGCTCGAGGGCTTTGGCCTGACGCCGCTAGAGTCCCTCGCCGCGGGTACGCCGGTCGTCGGCTATCGCGCCGGCGCCGTCGAGGAGGTCGTTGGCAACGCGGGCGTCCTCGTCGAGCCAGGCGATCCGGACGCCCTTGGCGACGCACTCGTCGCGTATCTCGAGGACGAGGCGAAGCAGCGGGAGCTGCGCGCGCGTACGCGGGCGCGCGCCGCGCGCTTCTCGTGGGACCGGGCCGCCGCCGACACGCTCGCCGTCTATCGGCGCGTCGGCTAG